In Bacillota bacterium, the sequence CTCTCTGCCCACGAACAGGTATCTGGCGGTCTGCATGGTGATGGTGGAGCCGCCCTGTTTGAAGGCGAGGTTTCGGATGTTGACGCGCAGGGCGCGGTGCAGTGCCTGCCAGTCCACGCCGCGGTGTTGGTAGAAGTAGCCGTCTTCGGAGGCGATGAAGAGGTCTTTCACATAGGGAGGCACGAACGCCCCGTTGCGCGTGGGGGTTTTTACCGCCCCCGATTGAACCTTTTCCAATAAGACCTGTCGAGATGCCTTGAAAATCACGAACGCGGGCACGACTACCCACATGCCCAGCAACAGTATCCCGACAGCTACCGCAATCATCACACCACGCGCGAATCGAGAAAAGCCAAAGTGTGGTACTGGCGTCGCGGATGGTATCTTGTCCGCGATACCAGGTAACAGTCCCCATGTTCCCATCATCAATACGGATGATGGCAACCGCCAAGGCTCGAACACAGGAGTATCAAATAGACCAGCGACAATAGTTCCAATCGTAGCCAGATAACAGCCGAGCACTATCGCCCTATCCTCGTGTCCCAACTCGTGCCTCAGCAGGTGACCGCATAGCCGCAGTACATGCCAAAGTGAGAAGATTAGCACAGCCACCCCAATCGTCCCAAACTCCACGGCAAAGTTCAGGAACAGGTTCTTGGCTTCTACGTTCAAAGGACCGAACTGTTCCAGTTCCGGGGTGACGAATCGATTCTGCCAGTATCGGTAACTCATCACGCCATGGCCGATCACAGGATGCTGTTGGTAGATGGCGAAGGCTGTTCGCCATATCTGCAGCCGCCCCCAAGCCGAACGGTCTTCGGGATTGCCCATGAGATGTCCCTTCGTGCGCACAAATAGCGTTCCCAACAGAAAAAGAGCCATCACCAGCAGGATAGCCGCCATGTTTGCCTTTGAAATCTGCTTCCGATGAGCGGCTAACAGCACAGCGCACATCGCACCGACGGCGAGCCAGGCACTGCGCGTGTAAGTCAACCAGATCGCAAGCAGGCACAAGCACAAACAGGCTAAGTGAAACCATTTCAGCGCTCTCGTCGGTTCCCAAGCGTAACGCGCGAATGCCAGCGCCCCTCCCCACAACATAACGGGATACAGGGTGTTTGGGTTGATGTACGTGCCTTGAGTGCGCGCACCGAAATTCGGAGTATAGAACTGATTAACCCCGAGGACGTGAAAAACAACAGCATAGGTCGCCTGCACGCCCACCAAGAAGACCATGTAATCTACCATGATAGACCGCCACCGGGCATTATCGCCCAGCAGATAGACAAGGTAAAACGTGAGCAGCATCCAGAGTGGCCAGAATCGATGCGTGAAGAAATACGGATCCAGAGTACTCAGAAGGGGGTCGGACAGATACAAGAGCGTGACCCCGAACACTCCAACCTTGAAGAGATAACTGTTGGACACAGCTGCTGGTCGTTTGAGCACAACCACCCATGCCAACGTGATGACTAGCAGAGCCAGTATCCCCCATTCTAACAGCGGAGGATTCTGTTCCCTACCTTGCACGGGCAGATATATAGGGTAGAGGTCAATATGAATCACCTCGCTAAGCGGGCTTCCGTTCAAGGCTACCGCGGCAAGGAACGCGTATAGTGCAGCCGTTGTGACAAAGCGAAGGAGAGGATAAATCCTGCTCGCGCCCACCATGCCCGCTTACCTCACAGGTTACGTCTGCC encodes:
- a CDS encoding O-antigen ligase family protein, encoding MIHIDLYPIYLPVQGREQNPPLLEWGILALLVITLAWVVVLKRPAAVSNSYLFKVGVFGVTLLYLSDPLLSTLDPYFFTHRFWPLWMLLTFYLVYLLGDNARWRSIMVDYMVFLVGVQATYAVVFHVLGVNQFYTPNFGARTQGTYINPNTLYPVMLWGGALAFARYAWEPTRALKWFHLACLCLCLLAIWLTYTRSAWLAVGAMCAVLLAAHRKQISKANMAAILLVMALFLLGTLFVRTKGHLMGNPEDRSAWGRLQIWRTAFAIYQQHPVIGHGVMSYRYWQNRFVTPELEQFGPLNVEAKNLFLNFAVEFGTIGVAVLIFSLWHVLRLCGHLLRHELGHEDRAIVLGCYLATIGTIVAGLFDTPVFEPWRLPSSVLMMGTWGLLPGIADKIPSATPVPHFGFSRFARGVMIAVAVGILLLGMWVVVPAFVIFKASRQVLLEKVQSGAVKTPTRNGAFVPPYVKDLFIASEDGYFYQHRGVDWQALHRALRVNIRNLAFKQGGSTITMQTARYLFVGRE